CCACGCGGTCCTCGGACCGGCCACCACCATCCCTGCCATTGTTGACCGCGCCCAGGATGCCACCCGGCACGCCCACATGGGTGCAGCTGTCCTCGACTTCATTGCGACCGTCTCCCTTGAGTACGGCCGCTTTGATGCGCGGCTGTTTAACGCCATTGTCGACTGGCTGGGACCTGTCGCCAGTGAGTTGAAGGTCACCGCGATCCTGGTGCCCAACGATGTCACCGATCCTGGCCTCCCCAACCATGAAGTGGTGGTCCTGGATACGGGCGAAGAGTTCTATCTCTTCACGACTGCCTGGAATGCCAACATCGGGCAGCCAGTCATCGTGTGCGCCCGTCCGCCGTTTGAAGGCTCAGGGCACCATGTCCTGCTGCACGCCACCGAGACCATCTTCAAAGTCTCCCTGAGCACTCCCGGCAGTCCCTTCCTGCCTGAAGTGCCCCACTGGATCCGCCGCGCCTCTTAAGCAGCGGCTACGACTCTCAGCGGCACCCGTCGCGTCCTAGGGCGCGGCGGGTGCTGTGTTGTCGATGACCACGATCATGACGCCCTTTGTTTTCAGCGCCTGGATGTCCTTTTCCAGCGTTTCAGCCTGCGTGGAGTCGAGCACCAGACGGTCGTTGAGCGTAAAGCCGGGATTGTCGATGAGTGGTTTGAGTGAAGTCAGGGGATTCCCACCGAGCAGCACCTGTTTCAGCTCTTTGAGTTGCCCCAACCCTTCAAGACTCGTGAGCTGATTGTTCCGGAGATTGAGATCTGCCAGGGCGGAGCAGCCCGCCAGGGGCACGACACTGGCGATGGCGTTGTTTTGCAAATTCAGGAGTTCCAGCGATGTCATCTCCCCCAACGGGGCAATGTCTGCGATCTCGTTGCGTCCCAGATGGAGCCAGACCAGGCCGGTACAGCTCCCCAGGGGATCGATGTCGGCGATACCGTTGCCCTCAAGGTTCAGCCCCGTGAGACTGGGGAGACTCCGCAAGGGTGCCAGATCACGGACCGCCTGCTCCTGCAGGATGAGGGTCCGCAGGGTGGTACAGCCTTCCAGTCCTTTGAGCGCATTGACTTTGGGCTCCGCTTGCGGAGGGACAGTCAGCGTTTCGATGCTGGCGAGATGAGTGGCGGTCACTTCGACGGCGGGGAGACCGACCAGCCGGCTGACTACCTCGGCCAGGGTCGGATCCGGGATCGGCCCCGCAGCCCGGGGCGTCGTTCCGGAGCGCTGACATCCCATCAGGAGCAGGAGACCGACGACGAGGCAGCGGGCAACGAGCCAGAGTGTGATGCGGGTCATAGGGGGCATCGTAGGGGAAGTCTGGCGGTTGTGAGGGCGGATGATGGGCGGTATACTGCGTCGGCATCGTGATTGCGATTCATTCGCAATTACGAACTACCGGACCGGAGTCGCCATGTCGACCGCAACTACGCCCGCCCCGTCTCCCCCTTCGCCGCGTGGCGAAGATGCCAGGCGGCAGGCTGCCCTCGGGACTGCTCCCGAGGGGAGCGCTACCCAGCCCCTCATCGCGATTGTGGGCAATCCCAACGTGGGCAAGAGTGTCGTCTTTCATCTCCTCACCGGTCAGTATGTGGTCGTCTCAAACTATCCGGGAACCACCATTGAGATTTCCAGAGGCAAAGCGACCCTGGGCGTACATCAGGTCCGGGTCTATGACACGCCGGGGATGTACTCCCTGTTGCCGGTCACCGAGGAAGAGCGGATTGCACGTCGCATTCTCCTGGAAGAGCATCCGGCGGTAGTCGTGCATGTCGTGGACGCCAAGAATCTCAGCCGGATGCTCCCCTTCACGTTGCAGTTGCTGGAAGCGGGACTCCCGGTGATCCTGGTAGTGAACCTTCTCGATGAAGCGACCCAGGCGGGCTACACCATCGAGCTGGAGCCGCTGCGGCAGCGACTCGGCATCCCCGTGCTGGGAATGACAGCCATTCGGGGCACCGGCCTTGCGGCGCTCCAGGCTGAACTCATCCGGCAACTCGATGCCCAGGTCGGGCAGCGGGGTGGCGCGTAATGGCGACCGCCATCTCCCCCATGCCGTGTCAGTACCACCCGGCGATTGAGCAGGCCCTCTCGGAACTGACACCGCTCCTGCTGCCGGTGGGTCGCATGGCCCCCCGATCAGTCGCGCTGCTGGTGCTGCAGGGTGATGCTGATCTGTTCAACGCTGCGGCGCCTCCATCGGTCCGGCATCAGGTCGAGCGGATCCTCCTCACCGCGCAGGCCGCCCTCACCCATCCATTGCCGGTGGAAGTCGCGCTGGCACGGCAGAATTCGGCAGCAGAGCTGCTGGAGGGAGTGCTCACGCAGGGGACCGCCCAGGCGCGTCATGGCTTCGCCGCAACTTTGGGGACACTGGCGATGCGTCCGCTTACCGGCCTGCCCATCGCGCTGGGGATCCTCTGGCTCTGCTTTCAGTTT
The bacterium genome window above contains:
- the inlA gene encoding Internalin-A — encoded protein: MTRITLWLVARCLVVGLLLLMGCQRSGTTPRAAGPIPDPTLAEVVSRLVGLPAVEVTATHLASIETLTVPPQAEPKVNALKGLEGCTTLRTLILQEQAVRDLAPLRSLPSLTGLNLEGNGIADIDPLGSCTGLVWLHLGRNEIADIAPLGEMTSLELLNLQNNAIASVVPLAGCSALADLNLRNNQLTSLEGLGQLKELKQVLLGGNPLTSLKPLIDNPGFTLNDRLVLDSTQAETLEKDIQALKTKGVMIVVIDNTAPAAP
- the der_2 gene encoding GTPase Der, coding for MSTATTPAPSPPSPRGEDARRQAALGTAPEGSATQPLIAIVGNPNVGKSVVFHLLTGQYVVVSNYPGTTIEISRGKATLGVHQVRVYDTPGMYSLLPVTEEERIARRILLEEHPAVVVHVVDAKNLSRMLPFTLQLLEAGLPVILVVNLLDEATQAGYTIELEPLRQRLGIPVLGMTAIRGTGLAALQAELIRQLDAQVGQRGGA